One Clavelina lepadiformis chromosome 1, kaClaLepa1.1, whole genome shotgun sequence genomic region harbors:
- the LOC143445933 gene encoding src substrate cortactin-like isoform X4: MWRSAVGNTTKDISRPQVDDNADDDWETDADFVNEVSEQEQRWGSKTVEGSGRVAHISVNKLREGVQTDDAKTKAKQMDEGPKASYGYGGKFGVQKDRMDKSAVDASYQAKLNAHQSQTDASKGFGGKYGVQKDRVDKSAVDYSYKENLAKHKSQTDAAKGFGGKYGVEKDKVDKSAVGFDYHAERAKHESQEDYAKGFGGKYGVQKDHVDKSAVGYEYQANLSMHESQKDYTTGFGGKYGVQKDRQDKAAHGWGDQEALSKHESQKDYSKGFGGQYGVQTDRKDESAGTFEDMSGVTTSYKKTAAVGGSAGNLRSKFENLAMANEEENRKRAEEEKARRKAREESERKALERKQQEEDFHQQEAEDRRRMEEEEASEQKERERREEEERQWREQEERRQEYEEEKIKEEESRALPPGPQEAYEPEPTYVEDTAYEDVPARQDGGGFDAYETFGGEPAQQVDDENVYAGVDETPPANQGLRARSLFDYQATGDDEITFDPDEVITNIDQVDEGWWSGTCHGKTGLFPANFVELIE; the protein is encoded by the exons ATGTGGAGGTCAGCCGTCGGAAATACTACTAAAGACATCAGTCGTCCTCAGGTTGATGACAATGCAGATGACGACTGGGAGACTGATGCAGATTTTGTG AACGAAGTAAGTGAGCAGGAGCAAAGATGGGGTTCTAAAACAGTGGAAGGGTCGGGAAGAGTCGCCCATATCAG TGTCAACAAGCTACGTGAAGGTGTCCAAACGGATGATGCAAAGACAAAAGCTAAACAAATGGATGAAGGTCCGAAAGCATCTTATGG CTATGGTGGAAAGTTTGGCGTTCAAAAAGACCGGATGGACAAGTCAGCTGTGGATGCATCCTACCAGGCAAAACTCAATGCCCACCAGTCACAGACAGATGCTTCAAAAGGTTTTGGTGGAAAGTACGGAGTTCAAAAAGATCGGGTTGACAAG TCAGCTGTAGATTACTCATACAAGGAAAATCTTGCCAAACATAAGTCACAAACAGATGCAGCGAAGGGTTTTGGTGGAAAGTATGGTGTGGAAAAAGACAAAGTTGACAAA tCCGCCGTTGGATTTGATTACCATGCAGAGAGAGCCAAACACGAATCCCAAGAAG ACTATGCAAAGGGATTTGGTGGCAAATATGGTGTACAAAAAGACCATGTTGACAAATCTGCAGTTGGCTATGAGTATCAGGCTAATCTTAGCATGCATGAATCACAGAAAG ATTAcacgaccggattcggcggtAAGTACGGTGTGCAGAAAGATCGGCAAGACAAAGCGGCTCATGGCTGGGGTGACCAGGAAGCTCTCTCTAAACACGAATCCCAGAAAG ATTATTCCAAAGGCTTTGGTGGTCAATATGGCGTACAGACCGACCGCAAAGATGAG TCTGCCGGCACGTTCGAAGACATGTCCGGTGTGACCACAAGTTACAAGAAAACAGCTGCAG TTGGTGGAAGTGCGGGAAACCTTCGAAGCAAATTCGAAAACCTCGCCATGGCAAATGAAGAAGAGAACCGAAAGAGAGCAGAGGAAGAGAAAGCGCGGAGAAAGGCGCGGGAGGAAAGTGAGAGAAAAGCATTGGAACGAAAGCAGCAG GAGGAAGATTTTCATCAGCAAGAAGCAGAGGACAGACGGAGAATGGAAGAAGAAGAAGCAAGTGAGCAAAAGGAGAGAGAAAGGAGAGAAGAAGAGGAACGACAATGGAGAGAGCAAGAGGAAAGACGACAGGAATACGAAGAAGAGAAGATTAAAGAAGAAGAAAGTAGGGCTCTTCCACCTGGACCACAGGAG GCTTATGAACCAGAACCCACTTACGTTGAAGACACGGCCTACGAAGACGTACCAGCCAGACAAGACGGTGGAGGTTTTGACGCATACGAGA CGTTCGGCGGAGAACCTGCTCAACAGGTCGATGATGAAAATGTGTACGCTGGAGTTGATGAAACTCCTCCTGCCAATCAGGGATTGCGTGCAAGATCTTTGTTCGACTACCAAGCAA CCGGTGATGACGAGATTACATTTGATCCGGATGAAGTCATCACCAACATCGATCAGGTGGATGAGGGGTGGTGGAGCGGAACATGTCATGGTAAAACCGGACTTTTTCCGGCAAATTTTGTCGAACTAATCGAGTGA
- the LOC143445933 gene encoding uncharacterized protein LOC143445933 isoform X1 yields the protein MWRSAVGNTTKDISRPQVDDNADDDWETDADFVNEVSEQEQRWGSKTVEGSGRVAHISVNKLREGVQTDDAKTKAKQMDEGPKASYGYGGKFGVQKDRMDKSAVDASYQAKLNAHQSQTDASKGFGGKYGVQKDRVDKSAVDYSYKENLAKHKSQTDAAKGFGGKYGVEKDKVDKSAVGFDYHAERAKHESQEDYAKGFGGKYGVQKDHVDKSAVGYEYQANLSMHESQKDYSVGFGGKYGVQKDRQDSAAHGWDEKQSLSKHESQKDYSTGFGGKYGVQKDRQDSSAHGWDEQGSLAKHESQKDYSSGFGGKYGVQKDRQDRSAHGWEEQSTLAKHESQKDYTTGFGGKYGVQKDRQDKAAHGWGDQEALSKHESQKDYSKGFGGQYGVQTDRKDESAGTFEDMSGVTTSYKKTAAVGGSAGNLRSKFENLAMANEEENRKRAEEEKARRKAREESERKALERKQQEEDFHQQEAEDRRRMEEEEASEQKERERREEEERQWREQEERRQEYEEEKIKEEESRALPPGPQEAYEPEPTYVEDTAYEDVPARQDGGGFDAYETFGGEPAQQVDDENVYAGVDETPPANQGLRARSLFDYQATGDDEITFDPDEVITNIDQVDEGWWSGTCHGKTGLFPANFVELIE from the exons ATGTGGAGGTCAGCCGTCGGAAATACTACTAAAGACATCAGTCGTCCTCAGGTTGATGACAATGCAGATGACGACTGGGAGACTGATGCAGATTTTGTG AACGAAGTAAGTGAGCAGGAGCAAAGATGGGGTTCTAAAACAGTGGAAGGGTCGGGAAGAGTCGCCCATATCAG TGTCAACAAGCTACGTGAAGGTGTCCAAACGGATGATGCAAAGACAAAAGCTAAACAAATGGATGAAGGTCCGAAAGCATCTTATGG CTATGGTGGAAAGTTTGGCGTTCAAAAAGACCGGATGGACAAGTCAGCTGTGGATGCATCCTACCAGGCAAAACTCAATGCCCACCAGTCACAGACAGATGCTTCAAAAGGTTTTGGTGGAAAGTACGGAGTTCAAAAAGATCGGGTTGACAAG TCAGCTGTAGATTACTCATACAAGGAAAATCTTGCCAAACATAAGTCACAAACAGATGCAGCGAAGGGTTTTGGTGGAAAGTATGGTGTGGAAAAAGACAAAGTTGACAAA tCCGCCGTTGGATTTGATTACCATGCAGAGAGAGCCAAACACGAATCCCAAGAAG ACTATGCAAAGGGATTTGGTGGCAAATATGGTGTACAAAAAGACCATGTTGACAAATCTGCAGTTGGCTATGAGTATCAGGCTAATCTTAGCATGCATGAATCACAGAAAG ATTATTCTGTCGGATTTGGTGGTAAGTACGGTGTGCAGAAAGATCGTCAGGACAGTGCGGCTCATGGCTGGGACGAGAAACAATCGCTCTCAAAACATGAATCGCAAAAAG ATTATTCTACCGGTTTTGGTGGAAAATACGGAGTCCAGAAAGATCGGCAAGATAGTTCAGCTCACGGCTGGGATGAGCAAGGCTCTCTTGCTAAGCACGAGTCACAAAAAG ATTACTCTTCTGGCTTCGGTGGAAAATACGGAGTCCAAAAAGATCGTCAAGATAGATCTGCTCATGGCTGGGAGGAGCAAAGCACTCTCGCCAAACACGAGTCACAAAAAG ATTAcacgaccggattcggcggtAAGTACGGTGTGCAGAAAGATCGGCAAGACAAAGCGGCTCATGGCTGGGGTGACCAGGAAGCTCTCTCTAAACACGAATCCCAGAAAG ATTATTCCAAAGGCTTTGGTGGTCAATATGGCGTACAGACCGACCGCAAAGATGAG TCTGCCGGCACGTTCGAAGACATGTCCGGTGTGACCACAAGTTACAAGAAAACAGCTGCAG TTGGTGGAAGTGCGGGAAACCTTCGAAGCAAATTCGAAAACCTCGCCATGGCAAATGAAGAAGAGAACCGAAAGAGAGCAGAGGAAGAGAAAGCGCGGAGAAAGGCGCGGGAGGAAAGTGAGAGAAAAGCATTGGAACGAAAGCAGCAG GAGGAAGATTTTCATCAGCAAGAAGCAGAGGACAGACGGAGAATGGAAGAAGAAGAAGCAAGTGAGCAAAAGGAGAGAGAAAGGAGAGAAGAAGAGGAACGACAATGGAGAGAGCAAGAGGAAAGACGACAGGAATACGAAGAAGAGAAGATTAAAGAAGAAGAAAGTAGGGCTCTTCCACCTGGACCACAGGAG GCTTATGAACCAGAACCCACTTACGTTGAAGACACGGCCTACGAAGACGTACCAGCCAGACAAGACGGTGGAGGTTTTGACGCATACGAGA CGTTCGGCGGAGAACCTGCTCAACAGGTCGATGATGAAAATGTGTACGCTGGAGTTGATGAAACTCCTCCTGCCAATCAGGGATTGCGTGCAAGATCTTTGTTCGACTACCAAGCAA CCGGTGATGACGAGATTACATTTGATCCGGATGAAGTCATCACCAACATCGATCAGGTGGATGAGGGGTGGTGGAGCGGAACATGTCATGGTAAAACCGGACTTTTTCCGGCAAATTTTGTCGAACTAATCGAGTGA
- the LOC143445933 gene encoding src substrate cortactin-like isoform X5, which translates to MWRSAVGNTTKDISRPQVDDNADDDWETDADFVNEVSEQEQRWGSKTVEGSGRVAHISVNKLREGVQTDDAKTKAKQMDEGPKASYGYGGKFGVQKDRMDKSAVDASYQAKLNAHQSQTDASKGFGGKYGVQKDRVDKSAVDYSYKENLAKHKSQTDAAKGFGGKYGVEKDKVDKSAVGFDYHAERAKHESQEDYAKGFGGKYGVQKDHVDKSAVGYEYQANLSMHESQKDYSKGFGGQYGVQTDRKDESAGTFEDMSGVTTSYKKTAAVGGSAGNLRSKFENLAMANEEENRKRAEEEKARRKAREESERKALERKQQEEDFHQQEAEDRRRMEEEEASEQKERERREEEERQWREQEERRQEYEEEKIKEEESRALPPGPQEAYEPEPTYVEDTAYEDVPARQDGGGFDAYETFGGEPAQQVDDENVYAGVDETPPANQGLRARSLFDYQATGDDEITFDPDEVITNIDQVDEGWWSGTCHGKTGLFPANFVELIE; encoded by the exons ATGTGGAGGTCAGCCGTCGGAAATACTACTAAAGACATCAGTCGTCCTCAGGTTGATGACAATGCAGATGACGACTGGGAGACTGATGCAGATTTTGTG AACGAAGTAAGTGAGCAGGAGCAAAGATGGGGTTCTAAAACAGTGGAAGGGTCGGGAAGAGTCGCCCATATCAG TGTCAACAAGCTACGTGAAGGTGTCCAAACGGATGATGCAAAGACAAAAGCTAAACAAATGGATGAAGGTCCGAAAGCATCTTATGG CTATGGTGGAAAGTTTGGCGTTCAAAAAGACCGGATGGACAAGTCAGCTGTGGATGCATCCTACCAGGCAAAACTCAATGCCCACCAGTCACAGACAGATGCTTCAAAAGGTTTTGGTGGAAAGTACGGAGTTCAAAAAGATCGGGTTGACAAG TCAGCTGTAGATTACTCATACAAGGAAAATCTTGCCAAACATAAGTCACAAACAGATGCAGCGAAGGGTTTTGGTGGAAAGTATGGTGTGGAAAAAGACAAAGTTGACAAA tCCGCCGTTGGATTTGATTACCATGCAGAGAGAGCCAAACACGAATCCCAAGAAG ACTATGCAAAGGGATTTGGTGGCAAATATGGTGTACAAAAAGACCATGTTGACAAATCTGCAGTTGGCTATGAGTATCAGGCTAATCTTAGCATGCATGAATCACAGAAAG ATTATTCCAAAGGCTTTGGTGGTCAATATGGCGTACAGACCGACCGCAAAGATGAG TCTGCCGGCACGTTCGAAGACATGTCCGGTGTGACCACAAGTTACAAGAAAACAGCTGCAG TTGGTGGAAGTGCGGGAAACCTTCGAAGCAAATTCGAAAACCTCGCCATGGCAAATGAAGAAGAGAACCGAAAGAGAGCAGAGGAAGAGAAAGCGCGGAGAAAGGCGCGGGAGGAAAGTGAGAGAAAAGCATTGGAACGAAAGCAGCAG GAGGAAGATTTTCATCAGCAAGAAGCAGAGGACAGACGGAGAATGGAAGAAGAAGAAGCAAGTGAGCAAAAGGAGAGAGAAAGGAGAGAAGAAGAGGAACGACAATGGAGAGAGCAAGAGGAAAGACGACAGGAATACGAAGAAGAGAAGATTAAAGAAGAAGAAAGTAGGGCTCTTCCACCTGGACCACAGGAG GCTTATGAACCAGAACCCACTTACGTTGAAGACACGGCCTACGAAGACGTACCAGCCAGACAAGACGGTGGAGGTTTTGACGCATACGAGA CGTTCGGCGGAGAACCTGCTCAACAGGTCGATGATGAAAATGTGTACGCTGGAGTTGATGAAACTCCTCCTGCCAATCAGGGATTGCGTGCAAGATCTTTGTTCGACTACCAAGCAA CCGGTGATGACGAGATTACATTTGATCCGGATGAAGTCATCACCAACATCGATCAGGTGGATGAGGGGTGGTGGAGCGGAACATGTCATGGTAAAACCGGACTTTTTCCGGCAAATTTTGTCGAACTAATCGAGTGA
- the LOC143445933 gene encoding uncharacterized protein LOC143445933 isoform X2, with amino-acid sequence MWRSAVGNTTKDISRPQVDDNADDDWETDADFVNEVSEQEQRWGSKTVEGSGRVAHISVNKLREGVQTDDAKTKAKQMDEGPKASYGYGGKFGVQKDRMDKSAVDASYQAKLNAHQSQTDASKGFGGKYGVQKDRVDKSAVDYSYKENLAKHKSQTDAAKGFGGKYGVEKDKVDKSAVGFDYHAERAKHESQEDYAKGFGGKYGVQKDHVDKSAVGYEYQANLSMHESQKDYSTGFGGKYGVQKDRQDSSAHGWDEQGSLAKHESQKDYSSGFGGKYGVQKDRQDRSAHGWEEQSTLAKHESQKDYTTGFGGKYGVQKDRQDKAAHGWGDQEALSKHESQKDYSKGFGGQYGVQTDRKDESAGTFEDMSGVTTSYKKTAAVGGSAGNLRSKFENLAMANEEENRKRAEEEKARRKAREESERKALERKQQEEDFHQQEAEDRRRMEEEEASEQKERERREEEERQWREQEERRQEYEEEKIKEEESRALPPGPQEAYEPEPTYVEDTAYEDVPARQDGGGFDAYETFGGEPAQQVDDENVYAGVDETPPANQGLRARSLFDYQATGDDEITFDPDEVITNIDQVDEGWWSGTCHGKTGLFPANFVELIE; translated from the exons ATGTGGAGGTCAGCCGTCGGAAATACTACTAAAGACATCAGTCGTCCTCAGGTTGATGACAATGCAGATGACGACTGGGAGACTGATGCAGATTTTGTG AACGAAGTAAGTGAGCAGGAGCAAAGATGGGGTTCTAAAACAGTGGAAGGGTCGGGAAGAGTCGCCCATATCAG TGTCAACAAGCTACGTGAAGGTGTCCAAACGGATGATGCAAAGACAAAAGCTAAACAAATGGATGAAGGTCCGAAAGCATCTTATGG CTATGGTGGAAAGTTTGGCGTTCAAAAAGACCGGATGGACAAGTCAGCTGTGGATGCATCCTACCAGGCAAAACTCAATGCCCACCAGTCACAGACAGATGCTTCAAAAGGTTTTGGTGGAAAGTACGGAGTTCAAAAAGATCGGGTTGACAAG TCAGCTGTAGATTACTCATACAAGGAAAATCTTGCCAAACATAAGTCACAAACAGATGCAGCGAAGGGTTTTGGTGGAAAGTATGGTGTGGAAAAAGACAAAGTTGACAAA tCCGCCGTTGGATTTGATTACCATGCAGAGAGAGCCAAACACGAATCCCAAGAAG ACTATGCAAAGGGATTTGGTGGCAAATATGGTGTACAAAAAGACCATGTTGACAAATCTGCAGTTGGCTATGAGTATCAGGCTAATCTTAGCATGCATGAATCACAGAAAG ATTATTCTACCGGTTTTGGTGGAAAATACGGAGTCCAGAAAGATCGGCAAGATAGTTCAGCTCACGGCTGGGATGAGCAAGGCTCTCTTGCTAAGCACGAGTCACAAAAAG ATTACTCTTCTGGCTTCGGTGGAAAATACGGAGTCCAAAAAGATCGTCAAGATAGATCTGCTCATGGCTGGGAGGAGCAAAGCACTCTCGCCAAACACGAGTCACAAAAAG ATTAcacgaccggattcggcggtAAGTACGGTGTGCAGAAAGATCGGCAAGACAAAGCGGCTCATGGCTGGGGTGACCAGGAAGCTCTCTCTAAACACGAATCCCAGAAAG ATTATTCCAAAGGCTTTGGTGGTCAATATGGCGTACAGACCGACCGCAAAGATGAG TCTGCCGGCACGTTCGAAGACATGTCCGGTGTGACCACAAGTTACAAGAAAACAGCTGCAG TTGGTGGAAGTGCGGGAAACCTTCGAAGCAAATTCGAAAACCTCGCCATGGCAAATGAAGAAGAGAACCGAAAGAGAGCAGAGGAAGAGAAAGCGCGGAGAAAGGCGCGGGAGGAAAGTGAGAGAAAAGCATTGGAACGAAAGCAGCAG GAGGAAGATTTTCATCAGCAAGAAGCAGAGGACAGACGGAGAATGGAAGAAGAAGAAGCAAGTGAGCAAAAGGAGAGAGAAAGGAGAGAAGAAGAGGAACGACAATGGAGAGAGCAAGAGGAAAGACGACAGGAATACGAAGAAGAGAAGATTAAAGAAGAAGAAAGTAGGGCTCTTCCACCTGGACCACAGGAG GCTTATGAACCAGAACCCACTTACGTTGAAGACACGGCCTACGAAGACGTACCAGCCAGACAAGACGGTGGAGGTTTTGACGCATACGAGA CGTTCGGCGGAGAACCTGCTCAACAGGTCGATGATGAAAATGTGTACGCTGGAGTTGATGAAACTCCTCCTGCCAATCAGGGATTGCGTGCAAGATCTTTGTTCGACTACCAAGCAA CCGGTGATGACGAGATTACATTTGATCCGGATGAAGTCATCACCAACATCGATCAGGTGGATGAGGGGTGGTGGAGCGGAACATGTCATGGTAAAACCGGACTTTTTCCGGCAAATTTTGTCGAACTAATCGAGTGA
- the LOC143445933 gene encoding src substrate cortactin-like isoform X3: MWRSAVGNTTKDISRPQVDDNADDDWETDADFVNEVSEQEQRWGSKTVEGSGRVAHISVNKLREGVQTDDAKTKAKQMDEGPKASYGYGGKFGVQKDRMDKSAVDASYQAKLNAHQSQTDASKGFGGKYGVQKDRVDKSAVDYSYKENLAKHKSQTDAAKGFGGKYGVEKDKVDKSAVGFDYHAERAKHESQEDYAKGFGGKYGVQKDHVDKSAVGYEYQANLSMHESQKDYSVGFGGKYGVQKDRQDSAAHGWDEKQSLSKHESQKDYTTGFGGKYGVQKDRQDKAAHGWGDQEALSKHESQKDYSKGFGGQYGVQTDRKDESAGTFEDMSGVTTSYKKTAAVGGSAGNLRSKFENLAMANEEENRKRAEEEKARRKAREESERKALERKQQEEDFHQQEAEDRRRMEEEEASEQKERERREEEERQWREQEERRQEYEEEKIKEEESRALPPGPQEAYEPEPTYVEDTAYEDVPARQDGGGFDAYETFGGEPAQQVDDENVYAGVDETPPANQGLRARSLFDYQATGDDEITFDPDEVITNIDQVDEGWWSGTCHGKTGLFPANFVELIE; the protein is encoded by the exons ATGTGGAGGTCAGCCGTCGGAAATACTACTAAAGACATCAGTCGTCCTCAGGTTGATGACAATGCAGATGACGACTGGGAGACTGATGCAGATTTTGTG AACGAAGTAAGTGAGCAGGAGCAAAGATGGGGTTCTAAAACAGTGGAAGGGTCGGGAAGAGTCGCCCATATCAG TGTCAACAAGCTACGTGAAGGTGTCCAAACGGATGATGCAAAGACAAAAGCTAAACAAATGGATGAAGGTCCGAAAGCATCTTATGG CTATGGTGGAAAGTTTGGCGTTCAAAAAGACCGGATGGACAAGTCAGCTGTGGATGCATCCTACCAGGCAAAACTCAATGCCCACCAGTCACAGACAGATGCTTCAAAAGGTTTTGGTGGAAAGTACGGAGTTCAAAAAGATCGGGTTGACAAG TCAGCTGTAGATTACTCATACAAGGAAAATCTTGCCAAACATAAGTCACAAACAGATGCAGCGAAGGGTTTTGGTGGAAAGTATGGTGTGGAAAAAGACAAAGTTGACAAA tCCGCCGTTGGATTTGATTACCATGCAGAGAGAGCCAAACACGAATCCCAAGAAG ACTATGCAAAGGGATTTGGTGGCAAATATGGTGTACAAAAAGACCATGTTGACAAATCTGCAGTTGGCTATGAGTATCAGGCTAATCTTAGCATGCATGAATCACAGAAAG ATTATTCTGTCGGATTTGGTGGTAAGTACGGTGTGCAGAAAGATCGTCAGGACAGTGCGGCTCATGGCTGGGACGAGAAACAATCGCTCTCAAAACATGAATCGCAAAAAG ATTAcacgaccggattcggcggtAAGTACGGTGTGCAGAAAGATCGGCAAGACAAAGCGGCTCATGGCTGGGGTGACCAGGAAGCTCTCTCTAAACACGAATCCCAGAAAG ATTATTCCAAAGGCTTTGGTGGTCAATATGGCGTACAGACCGACCGCAAAGATGAG TCTGCCGGCACGTTCGAAGACATGTCCGGTGTGACCACAAGTTACAAGAAAACAGCTGCAG TTGGTGGAAGTGCGGGAAACCTTCGAAGCAAATTCGAAAACCTCGCCATGGCAAATGAAGAAGAGAACCGAAAGAGAGCAGAGGAAGAGAAAGCGCGGAGAAAGGCGCGGGAGGAAAGTGAGAGAAAAGCATTGGAACGAAAGCAGCAG GAGGAAGATTTTCATCAGCAAGAAGCAGAGGACAGACGGAGAATGGAAGAAGAAGAAGCAAGTGAGCAAAAGGAGAGAGAAAGGAGAGAAGAAGAGGAACGACAATGGAGAGAGCAAGAGGAAAGACGACAGGAATACGAAGAAGAGAAGATTAAAGAAGAAGAAAGTAGGGCTCTTCCACCTGGACCACAGGAG GCTTATGAACCAGAACCCACTTACGTTGAAGACACGGCCTACGAAGACGTACCAGCCAGACAAGACGGTGGAGGTTTTGACGCATACGAGA CGTTCGGCGGAGAACCTGCTCAACAGGTCGATGATGAAAATGTGTACGCTGGAGTTGATGAAACTCCTCCTGCCAATCAGGGATTGCGTGCAAGATCTTTGTTCGACTACCAAGCAA CCGGTGATGACGAGATTACATTTGATCCGGATGAAGTCATCACCAACATCGATCAGGTGGATGAGGGGTGGTGGAGCGGAACATGTCATGGTAAAACCGGACTTTTTCCGGCAAATTTTGTCGAACTAATCGAGTGA